From the genome of Impatiens glandulifera chromosome 9, dImpGla2.1, whole genome shotgun sequence, one region includes:
- the LOC124915717 gene encoding metallothionein-like protein 1A, with the protein MSCNCGSSCNCGSSCNCGSKKKMYLDMIDEPIPTDVAIATPAKVSCMYSFKSRMATNKYLCKHGGGAEEGFMAHAAAAEGFMAHAAAEGAALMY; encoded by the exons atgtcttgcAACTGCGGATCAAGCTGTAACTGCGGCTCCAGCTGCAACTGCGG AAGTAAGAAGAAGATGTACCTAGACATGATTGATGAGCCGATTCCAACCGACGTGGCTATAGCTACTCCAGCCAAAGT TTCATGCATGTATAGTTTTAAGTCTCGTATGGCAACAAACAAATATCTATGCAAGCATGGTGGGGGAGCGGAGGAGGGTTTCATGGCTCATGCAGCTGCGGCGGAGGGCTTCATGGCTCACGCAGCTGCGGAGGGAGCTGCACTTATGTATTAA
- the LOC124916557 gene encoding protein TRM32-like translates to MGKDSIADSNDDGQLEEFHPGCMWGIIHAFDYHHWNRHVKKMMPHSPKKHNRNKHVKGNRRSGITLNIDDSNEVHSLLDDEEVAGNFLVDGDTKETRSSSKRSIMARIKSLVYEMSKEEKSSLKQQKKLTRTYSIHHLETLNHGPTKGKIAGWRRKVIFLHSKPDSFHPSQIKKTTSQNQSLVNEEEYLDPDQQGKKDILEIFRVNKDLFQKFLYNTEDDDGTTIHTKIPRISDRPARLSKSGSFPQAGMSHGTNVRSSKLNHKIDEVWSFKKKREKLLSSKSGPLRFQYDGESNTNDQEESKFIEEEHVVEEDKYDGSDYGFRRTHLRTSSLQESLDRYIHLLEHSSVSGRDTSCYRSKSLKLRSEYEISSELAQPRISFKRVHSLSHVEFCKEETFFGEMEICLLEEEKEMSSAEEADQNSQTENRNQNELQITDGSDINYVKKILELSGFTANDLFGAWNSSESPLDPSLYEDMETYWPCDDNDTASSFSHHQILFDLTNEAIIQIYDRSYTYYPKALSSVCWVRPLPFGNHFLDEVLACIDRSFNKSAEPDQPVDCIVGRDLAEDYGWMNLQFESECVALEFEELLIDELVDELMYS, encoded by the exons ATGGGGAAGGACTCCATTGCTGACAGTAACGATGATGGGCAGCTTGAAGAATTCCATCCGGGATGCATGTGGGGAATAATTCATGCCTTTGATTACCATCATTGGAACCGTCATGTTAAAAAGATGATGCCCCACAGCCCCAAGAAACACAATAGGAACAAACATGTAAAAG GAAATAGGAGATCGGGGATAACATTGAATATAGATGATTCTAATGAGGTTCACAGTCTTTtggatgatgaagaagttgctgGTAACTTCCTT GTTGATGGAGATACAAAGGAAACCAGATCGTCAAGCAAGCGATCCATTATGGCACGAATTAAGTCATTAGTTTATGAGATGTCGAAGGAAGAAAAGTCATCACTTAAACAACAAAAGAAACTTACAAGAACCTATTCCATCCATCATTTAGAAACTCTCAATCATGGACCTACTAAAGGAAAGATCGCTGGCTGGAGGCGAAAAGTTATTTTCCTTCACAGTAAACCGGACAGCTTTCATCCATCCCAAATAAAGAAGACTACTTCACAAAACCAAAGTCTAGTCAACGAAGAAGAATACTTGGATCCGGATCAACAAGGAAAGAAGGATATTCTTGAGATATTTAGAGTCAACAAGGACTTGTTCCAAAAGTTTCTGTATAATactgaagatgatgatggtacAACAATTCACACGAAAATCCCTCGAATTTCTGACAGACCGGCAAGACTGAGTAAATCGGGCTCATTTCCTCAAGCTGGTATGTCACATGGTACAAATGTTAGATCCAGCAAACTAAACCACAAAATAGACGAGGTGTGGTCtttcaagaagaagagagaaaaactCCTTAGCTCGAAATCTGGTCCGTTACGCTTTCAGTATGATGGCGAAAGCAATACAAATGATCAGGAAGAATCAAAATTTATTGAAGAGGAACATGTGGTTGAGGAGGATAAGTATGATGGATCTGATTATGGTTTTAGAAGAACCCACTTAAGAACATCCTCTCTTCAAGAATCATTGGATAGGTATATTCATTTGTTAGAGCATTCTTCAGTTTCAGGTAGAGATACCAGCTGCTATCGCTCCAAGAGCTTGAAGTTGAGGAGTGAATATGAGATTTCTTCCGAATTAGCACAGCCTCGGATATCTTTCAAGAGGGTCCACTCGCTTTCACATGTTGAATTTTGCAAGGAAGAGACATTTTTCGGCGAAATGGAGATCTGTTTGCTTGAAGAGGAGAAAGAAATGTCTTCTGCTGAAGAAGCTGATCAGAACAGTCAGACAGAAAACAGAAATCAGAACGAGCTACAGATCACAGACGGTTCTGACATCAATTACGTTAAGAAGATTCTAGAACTTTCAGGCTTCACGGCTAATGACTTATTCGGGGCATGGAATTCATCTGAATCTCCTCTTGACCCATCATTATACGAAGATATGGAGACATACTGGCCATGTGATGACAATGACACCGCGTCCTCATTTTCACATCACCAGATTCTATTTGATTTAACAAACGAAGCGATAATTCAAATATACGACAGATCATACACTTACTACCCGAAGGCATTGTCCTCTGTTTGTTGGGTTCGACCACTTCCATTTGGAAACCATTTCCTAGATGAGGTATTGGCATGTATTGACAGATCCTTCAATAAAAGCGCAGAGCCTGACCAGCCGGTGGATTGCATCGTGGGTCGAGATCTTGCTGAAGATTATGGTTGGATGAATCTACAGTTTGAAAGTGAGTGCGTTGCACTCGAGTTTGAGGAGCTGCTTATAGATGAACTTGTTGATGAACTAATGTATAGTTGA
- the LOC124914809 gene encoding fasciclin-like arabinogalactan protein 4 has translation MGGTSRDAHLAPFIILFLFSTNSISILTTTAAINITDLLSPFPHLSEFNNLLSSTSVAADLASRSSITILAVPNAYLRSPNFTRLTSSSATNLADVVRYHVLLQYLSWPDLNRIPPSGKLVTTLYQTTGRATNNFGSVNITHDDSAVGFSVRSPALSPSNASILSLVVSQPYNFSIFTINSVLVPSGFDLMETELRPLGINITDELIEAHDFNVAASLLAASGLELELERNEGGAGITMFIPTDEAFSDLPVSANFQSLAADKKEVVLKFHVLHSYYTLGSLQSIVNPVQPTLATEFMGAGTFTLNISRINGSVAINSGLIQATVTRTVFDQNPLAIFGVSNVLLPREIFGKNPVDTKPVGDGSWDAVSPESNWSPREDSPAGLLSPPGTNQDILQSEAVRISPILIAALWREGCVANFIQLPGLILPIVIFMALCNYQHRG, from the exons ATGGGCGGCACCTCTCGTGATGCCCATTTAGCCCCATTCATAATTCTATTCCTTTTCTCGACCAATTCAATCTCCATTCTCACCACCACCGCCGCCATAAACATCACAGATTTGCTATCTCCTTTCCCCCATCTCTCCGAATTCAACAATCTACTATCTTCAACCTCCGTCGCCGCAGATCTCGCTTCTCGATCCTCCATAACTATCCTCGCCGTCCCTAACGCCTACCTACGCTCTCCTAATTTCACTCGCCTCACTTCTTCCTCCGCTACTAACCTCGCCGATGTCGTCCGTTACCACGTCCTTCTCCAATACCTTTCCTGGCCCGATCTCAACCGCATTCCTCCCTCCGGTAAATTAGTCACCACACTCTACCAAACCACCGGCCGCGCCACCAATAACTTCGGCTCTGTTAACATCACTCATGACGATTCCGCCGTCGGCTTCTCTGTCAGATCCCCTGCGCTATCTCCCTCCAATGCCTCCATTCTTTCGCTCGTTGTATCCCAACCCTACAATTTCAGTATCTTCACCATCAATTCGGTTCTCGTTCCTTCCGGATTCGATCTAATGGAGACGGAATTGCGGCCCTTGGGTATCAACATCACAGACGAATTAATCGAAGCGCATGATTTCAATGTAGCCGCTTCCTTGCTAGCCGCGTCCGGCCTCGAGCTGGAGCTCGAGAGGAACGAGGGCGGCGCCGGAATCACAATGTTTATTCCCACCGACGAGGCTTTTTCGGATCTTCCCGTTTCAGCAAATTTCCAGTCCCTTGCGGCAGACAAGAAGGAGGTCGTGCTCAAATTCCACGTCCTTCATTCCTACTACACCCTCGGCTCGCTTCAGTCGATAGTGAACCCGGTTCAACCCACACTAGCCACAGAGTTCATGGGGGCTGGCACCTTTACACTCAATATTTCTCGGATTAACGGTTCGGTCGCCATTAATTCAG GACTTATTCAGGCGACAGTGACACGAACGGTGTTCGATCAGAACCCTTTGGCTATTTTTGGAGTGTCAAATGTACTATTGCCAAGAGAGATCTTTGGAAAAAATCCTGTGGATACCAAGCCTGTCGGTGATGGTTCATGGGATGCTGTGTCACCTGAATCTAATTGGTCACCGCGGGAGGATTCGCCTGCAGGTCTGTTGTCTCCGCCAGGAACCAACCAAGATATCCTCCAATCAGAAGCTGTTAGAATTTCCCCTATCCTTATTGCTGCTCTATGGAGGGAAGGTTGTGTTGCCAATTTTATCCAGCTCCCAGGTTTAATTTTGCCAATTGTAATTTTTATGGCATTATGCAATTATCAACATAGAGGGTAA